One genomic segment of Pedobacter endophyticus includes these proteins:
- the pfkA gene encoding 6-phosphofructokinase, with the protein MNKIKNIGVLTSGGDSPGMNAAIRAVVRASIYYDIEVTGVVRGYEGLINKDFIAMDRKSVANIIQRGGTILKTARSEAFRTVEGRKKAYDNMKEEGIDALVVIGGDGTFTGANVFSSEFDFPIVGLPGTIDNDLAGTDFTIGYDSALNTVVDAVDRIRDTAESHDRLFIVEVMGRDSGLIALRSGIGVGAEAIMIPEANMNTNDILHKLEHSRKDKASKIIIVAEGDDTGGAFKVGEILQEKYPHYDTKVSILGHIQRGGKPTCMDRVLASRLGVAAVEGLIKGERGAMAGLVNKEIIFTPFNHAIKHINAEQVSSTWVKLIDILSF; encoded by the coding sequence ATGAATAAGATTAAGAACATTGGCGTTTTAACCTCTGGTGGAGATTCGCCAGGCATGAACGCTGCAATTAGGGCGGTTGTTAGGGCCTCTATTTATTATGATATAGAAGTAACCGGAGTTGTTCGCGGTTATGAGGGACTAATTAACAAAGATTTTATCGCTATGGATCGTAAATCTGTAGCCAACATTATCCAACGTGGAGGCACAATCCTCAAAACGGCCCGTAGTGAAGCTTTCAGAACCGTTGAAGGGAGAAAGAAAGCCTACGATAATATGAAAGAAGAAGGCATTGATGCCTTAGTTGTTATAGGTGGCGACGGAACTTTTACCGGCGCTAATGTTTTCTCCTCAGAGTTTGATTTTCCAATTGTAGGGCTTCCGGGTACCATTGATAATGATTTGGCGGGAACCGATTTTACTATCGGCTACGATTCGGCCCTAAATACGGTTGTTGATGCGGTAGACAGGATCAGAGATACAGCTGAATCTCACGACAGGCTCTTTATAGTTGAGGTAATGGGACGCGATTCGGGCCTTATTGCGTTAAGAAGCGGTATTGGCGTTGGTGCAGAAGCGATCATGATTCCAGAAGCCAACATGAACACCAACGATATATTGCATAAGCTGGAGCACAGCCGAAAAGATAAAGCCTCAAAAATAATTATTGTTGCCGAAGGCGATGATACAGGTGGCGCATTTAAGGTTGGAGAGATTTTGCAAGAGAAATACCCACATTACGATACGAAAGTATCCATTTTGGGGCACATTCAACGGGGCGGAAAGCCAACCTGCATGGATCGCGTTTTAGCGAGCAGACTCGGCGTTGCCGCTGTAGAAGGGTTAATTAAAGGCGAAAGAGGCGCCATGGCCGGGTTAGTAAACAAAGAGATTATTTTTACGCCGTTTAACCATGCCATTAAGCATATTAATGCCGAACAGGTAAGCTCAACGTGGGTAAAACTGATTGATATATTGTCGTTTTAA
- a CDS encoding heavy metal-binding domain-containing protein: protein MLLTTTPTVEGRKIVKYVGLVTGETIIGANIFKDLFAGITDIVGGRSSSYERVLREGKDTALNEMQQYAAALGANAIVGIDLDYETVGNGGSMLMVSANGTAVILED from the coding sequence ATGCTATTAACTACTACGCCCACGGTTGAGGGCAGAAAAATTGTAAAATATGTTGGTCTCGTTACCGGAGAAACCATTATTGGCGCAAACATTTTTAAAGATTTATTTGCGGGCATAACCGATATCGTTGGCGGCCGATCGAGCTCTTACGAACGTGTATTACGAGAGGGAAAAGATACCGCCTTGAACGAAATGCAACAATACGCCGCAGCTTTGGGTGCAAACGCCATTGTTGGCATCGATTTAGACTACGAAACTGTTGGAAACGGCGGCAGCATGCTTATGGTGAGTGCCAATGGAACCGCAGTCATTTTAGAGGATTAA
- a CDS encoding 5' nucleotidase, NT5C type — MKRIAIDMDEVIADPIKKFIQLYNRDYTVPLDLKIDAGNEIYHHVPKDVEQKWFEYINEPGFFRDLEIIPDSQRVIKALQQKYEVYIVSAAMEFPNCLKDKHDWLADHFPFIDWQHIIFCGNKIVNTDIMIDDRIKNFVNYPGRPLLFTSPHNLLVTDYERVNTWEEVAGLLL, encoded by the coding sequence ATGAAAAGAATCGCCATAGATATGGATGAGGTAATTGCCGATCCGATTAAGAAATTTATTCAGCTTTACAACCGTGATTACACCGTTCCTTTAGATCTGAAAATCGATGCCGGGAACGAAATCTATCACCATGTTCCCAAAGATGTTGAACAAAAATGGTTCGAGTATATTAACGAGCCCGGCTTTTTTCGTGATCTGGAAATTATTCCCGATAGCCAACGTGTAATTAAAGCGCTGCAACAAAAATACGAGGTTTACATTGTTTCGGCCGCCATGGAGTTTCCGAATTGCTTAAAGGATAAGCACGATTGGCTTGCCGATCATTTTCCGTTTATCGACTGGCAGCACATCATCTTCTGCGGCAATAAGATCGTAAACACCGATATTATGATCGACGACCGCATTAAGAATTTCGTTAACTATCCTGGTAGGCCCTTGCTGTTTACATCGCCGCACAACTTGCTCGTTACCGATTACGAACGCGTAAACACCTGGGAAGAAGTTGCCGGGCTGCTGCTGTAA
- a CDS encoding 30S ribosomal protein S16, whose translation MATKIRLQRFGKKGKPFFHVVVADSRSPRDGKFIERLGSYNPNTNPATIEINFEKTLAWVNSGAQPTDTARAILSYKGVLYKKHLEGGVKKGALTQEQADEKFTAWLDAKAGKISGKTEGLATSKADARKEALAAEAKKKEERAAAIAAKNAPVAEEVVEEEAPAAEAEATEEAPAAEATKEEGAE comes from the coding sequence ATGGCAACTAAAATCAGATTGCAAAGATTCGGTAAAAAAGGAAAGCCTTTTTTCCACGTTGTGGTAGCAGATTCTCGCTCTCCACGTGATGGTAAATTTATTGAGCGTTTAGGTTCTTATAACCCAAACACCAATCCTGCTACTATCGAAATCAACTTCGAGAAAACTTTGGCTTGGGTAAACAGTGGTGCACAACCAACTGATACAGCTCGTGCTATACTATCTTACAAAGGCGTTTTATACAAAAAACACTTAGAAGGTGGTGTTAAAAAAGGTGCTTTAACGCAAGAACAAGCTGACGAGAAATTCACTGCTTGGTTAGACGCTAAAGCGGGCAAAATCTCTGGTAAAACAGAAGGTTTAGCTACTTCTAAAGCAGATGCACGTAAAGAGGCATTAGCAGCAGAAGCTAAGAAAAAAGAAGAAAGAGCAGCAGCAATCGCAGCTAAAAATGCACCAGTTGCAGAAGAGGTTGTTGAAGAAGAAGCTCCAGCTGCTGAAGCTGAGGCAACTGAAGAAGCTCCTGCAGCAGAAGCTACTAAAGAAGAAGGAGCAGAATAA
- the rimM gene encoding ribosome maturation factor RimM (Essential for efficient processing of 16S rRNA) produces MKHEEAFYIGYVTKTRGLKGEVQLFFEFDDYEKLDFDVVFADMNGKLVPYFVASAKLQANKTGYFNFDDVDHIDKAQPLLKKKLYLPLNQMPERNEDEFFYTDLKGFMAVDETLGELGQIAEVNEYPQQFVATVLYKETEILFPLNEDFIVEIDDEEKVLTLDLPEGLLDIYLQK; encoded by the coding sequence ATGAAACACGAAGAAGCATTTTACATAGGTTACGTTACAAAAACGAGGGGCTTAAAAGGCGAGGTTCAGCTATTTTTTGAATTTGACGACTACGAGAAACTTGATTTCGACGTTGTTTTTGCAGATATGAATGGTAAGCTTGTGCCCTATTTTGTGGCGTCGGCAAAGTTGCAGGCCAATAAAACGGGCTATTTCAACTTCGATGATGTTGACCATATTGATAAGGCACAGCCCCTGTTAAAGAAGAAACTTTACTTGCCGCTTAACCAAATGCCCGAGCGCAATGAAGATGAATTTTTCTACACCGACCTGAAAGGGTTTATGGCGGTTGACGAAACACTTGGCGAGCTTGGCCAGATTGCTGAGGTAAACGAATACCCGCAACAATTTGTAGCTACGGTTTTATACAAAGAAACCGAAATTCTTTTTCCGCTGAACGAAGATTTTATCGTGGAAATTGATGATGAAGAAAAGGTACTTACACTCGATTTACCTGAAGGCTTGCTGGATATTTATCTCCAAAAGTAA
- a CDS encoding putative periplasmic lipoprotein — MKGFLIALIAVFFLAGCNQTNQSDHAIANKAVRVKTQQDSIEEAASKVLTTLKDENYAAFAALFHPVDGVRFSPYGFIDPTHKKVLGKDFLEAIDKNWTLTWGHFDSSGEAIKMKVKPYVARFIYNADYLNAEKKSYDLFIGQGNTINNLKESYPGLHFTEYYFKGVDEKYKGLDWTSLRLVFKKHEGSYYLVGVIHDQWTV; from the coding sequence ATGAAAGGCTTTCTTATTGCGCTAATCGCTGTCTTTTTTCTCGCTGGTTGCAACCAAACTAATCAATCAGACCACGCCATCGCTAACAAAGCGGTTCGTGTAAAAACGCAACAAGATTCGATTGAAGAAGCAGCCTCCAAGGTTTTAACTACATTAAAGGATGAGAATTATGCTGCATTCGCCGCTTTGTTTCACCCTGTTGATGGCGTTCGTTTCTCACCTTATGGTTTTATCGATCCGACGCATAAAAAGGTTTTAGGCAAAGATTTTTTGGAGGCGATTGATAAAAACTGGACTTTAACCTGGGGTCATTTCGACAGCAGTGGCGAAGCGATAAAAATGAAAGTTAAGCCTTACGTTGCACGATTTATTTACAATGCGGATTACTTAAATGCCGAGAAAAAAAGCTACGATTTATTCATTGGACAAGGTAACACTATAAACAATTTAAAGGAAAGCTATCCCGGGCTTCATTTTACTGAATACTATTTTAAAGGTGTAGATGAAAAATACAAGGGGCTCGATTGGACAAGCCTGCGTTTGGTATTTAAAAAGCACGAGGGGTCTTATTACCTGGTGGGGGTAATACACGATCAGTGGACGGTTTAG
- the trmD gene encoding tRNA (guanosine(37)-N1)-methyltransferase TrmD: protein MRFDIITVLPALLESPFAHSILQRAQKKGIAEIVVHNLRDYATNKQKSVDDYQYGGGSGMVMSIEPFAACIEKLQAERQYDEIIFMSPDGVTLNQSTANELSIKKNIIILCGHYKGIDQRIRDIFVTREISVGDYVLSGGELPAAIVVDAVVRLIPGVLNDETSALSDSFQGELLDAPVYTRPADWRGHKVPDVLLSGHEAKVNEWRHEQALERTKLRRPDLLE from the coding sequence ATGCGTTTTGATATTATAACTGTTTTGCCTGCTTTGTTAGAAAGCCCATTTGCACATTCTATTTTGCAGCGGGCGCAAAAGAAGGGGATTGCAGAAATTGTGGTTCATAACCTGCGTGATTACGCAACAAACAAACAAAAGAGTGTAGACGATTACCAATACGGTGGCGGTAGCGGCATGGTGATGAGTATTGAGCCTTTTGCGGCCTGCATTGAGAAGCTTCAGGCGGAGCGGCAATACGATGAAATTATTTTTATGAGCCCCGATGGTGTTACGCTCAACCAGAGCACGGCCAACGAGTTATCTATAAAGAAGAATATCATTATTCTTTGCGGGCATTACAAGGGCATAGATCAGCGCATACGGGATATCTTTGTCACCCGTGAGATTTCGGTTGGCGATTATGTTTTAAGCGGCGGAGAATTGCCGGCAGCGATAGTTGTTGACGCGGTTGTTCGCTTAATACCCGGCGTATTGAACGATGAAACCTCTGCCCTTTCTGATAGCTTCCAAGGCGAGCTTTTAGATGCCCCGGTTTATACCCGTCCGGCCGATTGGCGGGGCCACAAGGTGCCCGATGTTTTATTGAGCGGGCATGAGGCGAAAGTGAACGAATGGAGGCATGAGCAGGCCCTGGAGCGAACAAAACTGCGCCGCCCTGATCTTTTGGAATAG
- the rplS gene encoding 50S ribosomal protein L19, giving the protein MDLVKFVEEQAIAKKDFPAFKSGDTVSVHYKIREGNKERVQIYQGVVIQRNSAGANETFTVRKISNGVGVERIFPFSSPNIEKVEVNSYGKVRRAKLFYLRALTGKAARIKSLRK; this is encoded by the coding sequence ATGGATTTAGTAAAATTTGTTGAAGAGCAGGCCATCGCGAAAAAAGATTTTCCTGCGTTCAAGTCTGGCGATACAGTGAGCGTACACTATAAAATTCGCGAAGGTAATAAAGAACGTGTTCAAATTTACCAAGGTGTTGTAATCCAACGCAACAGTGCTGGTGCTAACGAAACTTTCACAGTTCGTAAAATTAGCAATGGTGTGGGTGTTGAGCGTATTTTCCCGTTCAGTTCTCCAAACATCGAAAAAGTAGAAGTAAATAGCTATGGTAAGGTTCGTAGAGCTAAGTTGTTTTATTTACGTGCTTTAACTGGTAAAGCTGCTCGTATCAAATCATTAAGAAAATAA
- a CDS encoding mechanosensitive ion channel family protein yields MLDSAFFDQIFWGNTVKAYCLFGGILFFGLIFKRIVSKLLSKLLFKLFERFSQPSHDQAFVALLIKPIESFILLSTLYLSINQLKHPLEVAIFHYSKLVGKVKEQIPVSIGDFIDRIFLFLIILSVFWIILRIIDFISHVLLYKASLTENKSDDQLVPFLKELFKTLVIFIGFFTLLGFVFEVNVLTLITGLGIGGIAIALAAKESLENLIGSFTIFLDKPFTVGDLVKVDGVEGTIEKVGFRSTRIRTAEKTMATIPNRGMIDGVLENLSLRNSRKVGFIIGLTYETKPASLKKIISEIQELINQHAATNQDGNVSFKSFGDSGLNVEVNYFVTELNFLNFLNIRQEINLEIMDIVLRNNSDFAYPTQRLISDRPLAANEEKAVGNDAID; encoded by the coding sequence ATGTTAGATTCTGCATTTTTCGACCAGATATTTTGGGGCAACACCGTAAAGGCTTATTGCTTATTTGGAGGTATCCTTTTTTTTGGCCTCATTTTTAAAAGAATTGTATCAAAGCTATTAAGTAAGCTGCTGTTTAAGCTTTTCGAACGTTTTTCGCAGCCCTCGCACGATCAGGCTTTTGTAGCCCTGCTGATTAAGCCAATCGAAAGCTTCATCCTTTTAAGCACCCTTTACCTTTCCATTAACCAGTTAAAGCACCCCTTAGAGGTTGCTATATTCCATTACAGTAAATTGGTAGGCAAGGTTAAAGAGCAGATTCCGGTTTCAATTGGTGATTTTATCGACAGGATTTTTCTTTTTTTGATCATCCTTTCGGTTTTTTGGATCATTTTAAGAATAATCGATTTCATAAGTCATGTTTTATTGTACAAGGCATCGTTAACAGAAAACAAATCCGACGATCAATTGGTGCCTTTTTTGAAAGAGCTTTTCAAAACCCTCGTAATCTTCATTGGTTTTTTTACGCTGCTGGGCTTCGTTTTCGAGGTAAATGTATTAACGCTGATCACCGGACTGGGTATTGGCGGTATTGCGATTGCATTGGCGGCGAAAGAGAGTTTAGAGAACCTGATCGGCTCTTTTACCATATTTTTAGATAAGCCTTTTACGGTAGGCGATTTGGTGAAGGTTGACGGCGTAGAAGGAACAATTGAAAAGGTAGGCTTTAGGAGTACGCGGATTCGTACAGCTGAAAAAACAATGGCCACCATTCCAAATCGGGGGATGATTGATGGTGTTTTGGAAAATCTTTCTCTGCGCAACTCACGAAAAGTAGGCTTTATCATTGGTTTAACTTACGAAACTAAGCCGGCATCGTTAAAAAAAATCATCAGTGAAATTCAGGAATTAATCAATCAGCATGCTGCTACAAATCAGGATGGAAATGTATCATTTAAGAGCTTTGGCGACTCGGGCTTAAACGTAGAGGTAAATTACTTTGTTACGGAGCTCAACTTTCTCAATTTCCTTAACATCAGACAGGAGATTAACTTAGAGATTATGGATATTGTGCTTCGGAATAACTCTGATTTTGCTTATCCTACGCAAAGGCTCATTAGCGATAGGCCGCTTGCAGCCAATGAGGAAAAGGCCGTTGGCAACGATGCTATTGATTAG
- a CDS encoding phosphatidylserine decarboxylase family protein, which yields MTIHKEGYTTIAVTVLLIFVINAVVDYKYYDITWLRWFIYIFSAALLIIVLQFFRNPGRTFSSGHDLVLCPADGKVVVIEETEEGEYFKDKRLQVSIFMSPVNVHINRNPISGVVKFFKYHPGKYLAAWNPKSSTENERTTTVVQHANGTPVLFRQIAGALARRIVWYVKEGDQVVQAEQFGFIKFGSRVDVFLPVGTKVNVELNQVVKGGITTLATLS from the coding sequence ATGACCATACATAAAGAGGGCTATACCACAATAGCCGTAACGGTTTTACTTATTTTTGTTATCAATGCAGTTGTCGATTATAAATATTACGACATCACCTGGTTACGCTGGTTTATCTACATCTTCTCGGCAGCTTTATTAATTATCGTATTGCAGTTTTTCCGCAATCCGGGCCGTACTTTTTCATCTGGCCACGACCTTGTGCTTTGCCCTGCCGATGGCAAAGTAGTTGTAATTGAAGAAACTGAAGAAGGTGAATATTTTAAGGATAAACGTTTGCAGGTTTCCATTTTCATGTCGCCCGTAAACGTACACATCAACCGCAACCCAATATCGGGCGTGGTTAAATTTTTCAAATATCATCCTGGTAAATATCTTGCTGCCTGGAATCCGAAATCATCAACAGAAAACGAACGTACAACAACGGTTGTTCAGCATGCCAATGGTACGCCGGTATTGTTCCGTCAAATAGCTGGAGCTTTGGCCCGCAGAATTGTTTGGTACGTTAAAGAAGGCGATCAGGTGGTACAAGCGGAGCAGTTCGGTTTCATCAAATTCGGCTCAAGGGTTGATGTATTTCTTCCGGTTGGAACAAAAGTTAACGTAGAACTTAATCAGGTGGTAAAAGGTGGCATAACTACGCTGGCTACTTTAAGTTAA
- a CDS encoding GLPGLI family protein: MKTYLLVAFLLLMLCQARAQRAEQASVAVYYKHNHVKDTANKLSLYSERMVLSIGKNASVYKSYDKMVNDSVKKTIVQDDGKGGYIVNTTNRKKTIGTQIFKYALDKKMIILEKLIKTYAVSEPYPTIEWEIKSDTLSLGGIKCQKAKATFKGRNYTAWFASDLPYNTGPWKLCGLPGLILQAYDDKHEVEFIFDGLRPAPANESIFVPAAAIAATREDYKRLIGLLRNDPTAFFAQNEVNGVRLSPQNPDMFKNAKQPDKNPIELKP, translated from the coding sequence ATGAAAACATACCTTCTAGTTGCTTTCTTACTTTTAATGTTGTGCCAGGCACGTGCTCAACGAGCCGAACAAGCCTCAGTAGCCGTTTATTATAAACACAACCACGTTAAAGATACCGCCAATAAACTGAGCTTATATAGTGAGCGGATGGTTTTATCAATTGGTAAAAACGCCTCAGTTTATAAAAGCTACGATAAAATGGTTAACGATTCTGTAAAAAAAACCATTGTGCAAGACGATGGCAAAGGAGGCTATATTGTAAATACTACCAACCGTAAAAAAACAATCGGCACCCAAATATTTAAATACGCTTTGGATAAGAAGATGATCATTTTGGAAAAACTGATAAAAACCTATGCCGTTAGCGAACCCTACCCTACGATTGAATGGGAAATTAAATCCGATACACTTTCTTTGGGCGGGATAAAATGCCAGAAGGCTAAAGCAACGTTTAAGGGACGAAATTACACGGCATGGTTTGCTTCTGATTTGCCGTATAACACAGGACCCTGGAAATTGTGCGGGCTGCCGGGTTTAATACTTCAGGCTTATGATGATAAGCACGAAGTAGAATTCATATTCGATGGGTTACGCCCTGCCCCTGCAAACGAAAGTATTTTTGTACCTGCTGCGGCAATTGCCGCTACCCGGGAAGATTATAAAAGATTGATTGGCTTGTTAAGGAACGATCCAACTGCTTTTTTTGCGCAAAACGAGGTAAACGGCGTAAGGCTGTCGCCTCAAAATCCCGATATGTTTAAAAATGCAAAACAGCCTGATAAAAACCCTATTGAGCTAAAGCCTTAA
- a CDS encoding carboxypeptidase-like regulatory domain-containing protein, which produces MRLKPIFLFIFFATWSISIAYAQSGWYGTVTDSSSNPIAYVNVALLNNGIILSYTTSDKVGKYLFDKHIKDNTLCTHLQFTAVGYKKKTVALTKPDRLYNVVLDQSLEVLSEILVKAKPAPIKKQGDTTNFDLAFYKAPQDRVIEDVLKKIPGIEITDAGKISYNGKAITSFFIDGDNLLDDKYALGTRTIPPGMVDTLQVFENHQPIKALNNISPSDNVSLNIVLNPKARIKFTGFANLGLATRAHFKEEANLMSFKKDYKTLNIMKYNSDGYDLSKDITAQNFLEKNNDLSRNINYPLIDLNIIAAPNINPNKYLFNRALLTSTNQLFKLKNDVQLKLSGHYFNDRQRSNLARLTEKIISADTIRFFEELSQNYKPQNVALRGDLTINKKNYYFNNTLRLKSENTNVAALITVNAEPVKQDVRTKPYELYNEANFIKTFGGNKATEFFSFLSKSDNRQKLTLTPAVINGYSNQQIETPQLFVTNSLAFKVSTGKLSQEYKIAHIYDEKEINSAINEIYTNGLGNGLKWKYNRLQFNPFYSYLNNKVRISLGLPVSYNSFSYGDRLFSSNEHHVRFLIEPKFALKINHGKENRITAQYQYKNDFGDASTQYRGYILANYRTLNAYDTNFLSQSNTHHFSAGYNFSKSISLFSFNVLGFYSVKERNAINQISFSGFNETTMQLPLVNYNRNLLLMANTNQYIFALKTTLKANVALQQLYTNQLLNSELMPYKTKTYTCGIGTDTKFSDAAYLKFSASFVPIRSKATAFDFSERRSEFLNQKIELVLLPRKSIVFKINGEHQYYNSTISQPSNYLFLDAGLSLKFAKVKQELTLSAINLTNVKSYRNTFLAAYTSSTTNYQLLGRFFQANYSFNF; this is translated from the coding sequence ATGCGTTTAAAGCCAATTTTCCTCTTTATTTTTTTCGCCACTTGGTCTATTTCAATTGCTTACGCACAAAGCGGTTGGTACGGAACCGTAACTGATTCGTCAAGTAATCCAATTGCTTACGTTAACGTGGCCTTGCTAAACAACGGCATAATTTTAAGCTACACAACAAGCGATAAAGTGGGCAAATATTTGTTTGATAAACATATAAAAGACAATACGTTATGTACGCACCTTCAATTTACTGCTGTTGGTTATAAAAAGAAAACAGTAGCATTAACTAAACCTGATAGGCTTTACAATGTGGTTTTAGATCAATCTCTGGAGGTTTTAAGCGAAATATTAGTTAAGGCCAAACCCGCTCCAATTAAAAAACAAGGCGATACGACGAACTTCGACCTGGCTTTTTACAAAGCGCCGCAAGACCGGGTTATTGAAGATGTTTTGAAGAAAATACCAGGCATCGAGATTACTGATGCCGGAAAAATAAGCTATAACGGTAAGGCCATTACAAGTTTCTTTATTGATGGTGATAATTTGCTGGATGATAAATATGCCCTTGGCACCAGAACAATTCCGCCAGGTATGGTAGATACACTTCAGGTATTCGAAAATCACCAACCGATAAAAGCCCTTAATAATATATCGCCAAGTGATAACGTATCGTTAAATATTGTTCTTAACCCCAAAGCCCGGATCAAATTTACGGGTTTTGCCAATTTGGGTTTGGCAACAAGGGCCCATTTTAAGGAGGAAGCAAATTTAATGAGCTTTAAAAAGGATTATAAAACCCTTAATATCATGAAGTACAATAGCGATGGCTACGATTTATCGAAGGACATTACGGCTCAAAATTTTCTTGAAAAGAACAATGATTTGAGTCGGAACATTAATTATCCTTTAATCGATCTGAATATCATTGCAGCGCCCAACATTAACCCGAACAAGTATTTGTTCAATCGTGCATTGCTAACCTCCACTAACCAGTTGTTTAAGTTAAAAAACGATGTGCAGCTGAAGCTTTCGGGGCACTATTTTAACGATCGGCAGCGAAGCAATCTTGCCAGGTTGACCGAGAAAATAATCTCTGCCGATACCATCCGTTTTTTTGAGGAGCTGAGCCAAAACTATAAACCACAAAACGTTGCGCTGCGAGGCGATTTAACCATTAATAAGAAGAACTATTACTTTAACAACACGCTAAGGTTAAAAAGTGAAAACACAAATGTTGCGGCTCTGATTACCGTAAATGCTGAACCGGTAAAGCAGGATGTGAGGACGAAGCCCTACGAACTTTACAACGAAGCGAACTTTATTAAAACCTTCGGCGGCAATAAGGCAACGGAGTTTTTCTCTTTCCTGAGCAAATCTGATAATCGACAAAAGTTAACTTTGACGCCAGCAGTGATCAATGGTTATAGCAATCAACAAATTGAAACACCACAATTATTTGTAACCAACAGTTTGGCATTTAAGGTTTCGACAGGAAAACTCTCGCAAGAATATAAAATAGCTCACATTTACGACGAAAAAGAGATTAACTCGGCAATAAACGAAATTTATACGAATGGTTTGGGTAACGGTTTAAAGTGGAAATACAACAGGTTACAATTTAACCCATTTTACAGTTATCTCAATAATAAGGTGAGAATATCACTTGGGTTGCCTGTCAGTTATAACAGTTTTAGCTACGGCGACAGGCTGTTTTCGAGTAACGAGCACCACGTAAGGTTTTTGATAGAACCCAAGTTTGCGCTTAAAATAAATCATGGTAAAGAAAATAGAATAACTGCGCAATATCAGTATAAAAACGACTTCGGCGATGCCTCCACGCAATACCGCGGCTATATATTGGCCAATTACAGAACGCTTAATGCTTATGATACCAATTTTTTATCGCAATCAAATACGCATCATTTTTCGGCAGGCTATAATTTTAGCAAAAGCATTAGCCTTTTCTCTTTCAATGTGCTCGGCTTTTACAGTGTGAAAGAACGAAATGCGATTAACCAGATCAGCTTTAGCGGTTTTAATGAGACCACCATGCAACTGCCCTTGGTTAATTATAACCGCAACCTGTTGTTAATGGCCAATACAAACCAATATATTTTTGCGCTAAAAACCACGCTTAAGGCAAACGTAGCCTTGCAGCAGCTTTATACCAACCAGTTGCTTAACTCCGAATTGATGCCCTATAAAACGAAAACCTACACGTGCGGCATTGGCACCGATACGAAATTTAGCGATGCCGCTTATTTAAAATTTAGTGCGTCATTTGTACCAATAAGATCTAAAGCCACGGCATTTGATTTTTCGGAACGGCGAAGCGAATTTTTAAACCAGAAAATTGAACTTGTTCTGTTGCCCCGAAAATCTATCGTTTTTAAAATCAATGGCGAACATCAATATTATAACAGTACAATTAGCCAGCCTTCAAATTATTTGTTTCTAGATGCGGGTTTAAGTCTCAAATTTGCAAAGGTGAAGCAAGAGCTTACACTTTCGGCAATAAATTTAACCAACGTTAAGTCTTATCGAAACACATTTTTAGCCGCCTATACGAGCTCAACCACTAATTACCAGCTTTTGGGACGCTTTTTTCAGGCAAATTACAGCTTTAACTTTTAA
- the hpt gene encoding hypoxanthine phosphoribosyltransferase, producing the protein MHKIKVEDKEFEVFLESDTLNKRIRLLGIQINVDYEEKCPLFIGVLNGSFLFMADLIKEINVPCEVAFMRVASYQGTSSSGAVKELIGLPENLENRDIIVVEDIVDTGLTLTHILKTIKEKNPASVKVASLLLKPSALKYEIDDLEYIGFEIPNEFVVGYGLDYNGLGRNLNDIYRATS; encoded by the coding sequence ATGCACAAAATAAAAGTAGAGGATAAAGAATTTGAGGTCTTTTTAGAAAGCGATACGCTAAACAAAAGGATTCGTTTGCTCGGCATTCAAATCAATGTAGATTACGAAGAAAAATGTCCGCTCTTTATTGGCGTATTAAATGGCAGTTTCCTTTTTATGGCCGATTTAATCAAGGAAATAAACGTTCCTTGCGAGGTTGCCTTTATGCGTGTTGCATCATACCAAGGCACATCGAGCAGCGGCGCTGTAAAGGAACTGATTGGCTTGCCCGAAAATTTGGAAAACCGCGATATTATCGTGGTTGAAGACATTGTTGATACCGGATTAACGCTAACTCATATTTTAAAAACCATAAAAGAAAAAAATCCCGCGTCGGTAAAAGTAGCTTCACTTTTATTAAAACCAAGCGCTTTGAAATATGAAATCGATGATTTGGAGTACATTGGCTTCGAAATCCCGAATGAGTTTGTGGTAGGTTATGGACTGGATTACAACGGCCTGGGCAGAAATTTAAACGATATTTACAGGGCAACTTCTTAA